In Phoenix dactylifera cultivar Barhee BC4 chromosome 1, palm_55x_up_171113_PBpolish2nd_filt_p, whole genome shotgun sequence, the genomic stretch ACGCTTCTTGGATTTTACTGCTCAAGATCATATCGACATCCACTTATACTATATCAGCCAGAAAGATTTTCATTcggaagtaaaaaaaataataaatcgaGTTAATATAGCAATCATTGGGTGTTTAGTacttataaattaaaaataaaaaaataaattttcttgcAAATTAAATATACAGCCATATATCCAAGAGTGGCTTAATAGATTTGGGGGCTAAGCGAACTCACTAATAATAAGCTAAGCCAAGAGACATTACTTGAGCTTAAGAAAACGGGAAAAAAGACACTGGATTTTAGTTTCTTGAGTTAAAAATACATGCTTATTCCCGTACATGATGCCCCTCCGAGATCAATTGGACGTCCATCAAATCaaattaccttttttttttcttgttttttcccTCAAAACCTGTGGTTGTAGCCGCCCATATGATAACTCCCCGGCGGGGGATGCAGCTTGGCCAGCCCCGACTGCCCCTGCATCCCATTCCTTGCGTACTGCTCCCACATTCGCTGCTCCTCCACGAGCAGGAACTGCTTCTTCTCCATTTCCGACATCTGGACGTACGACGGCGGCGGCACCACCAGTGATGCGGCGAATGGGTCCCCTCCAAATATGTTCGTGCCTCCGCTCGTCGGTGGCGCCGGCAGCGCCAGCATTGGCTGCATCGCCGGTGCCCGGATGGCGACGCTGCTCGCGCTCCCTCTCCCACTATGTCCTTGGGATCGAGCAGCGGCCGCCGCAGAGGTATGCGCCTGGACGTACATGCCATCCAGCAACAGCATGTCGAATCCCCCGCCGAGCGCCGCCTTCTGGCCTGACAGGTTGCTCGCCGACTGGACCAGCGCCGTCTCCCAGTCCGACGAGTCGCCGTCTGGGAACGCCTCCCACTTGGACCCTGTGTTCGATGCTGTGTCCACGTCGAACAACGCCAAGGCGAGGCTGTTGCCGTGCTCTTCTCCGGTCATCGCATCATCTTTCATGTTCAGCAAGtccgcttcttcttcttcttccagttgTTTGATACTGGGGGAGGGCTCGTTCCATTCTTCTTTAACTTCCTCCCTCTTCTCGGCCGGCGGGTCGGAGTAGTCGCCGGGCGCCGGCAGAGCTTTGATGCTGGACATCTCGTTGTCGGCCTCTTCGGGGGGTTTGGTGTCTTCGGGTTGGGGGTCGAAGTCGCGGTGTTTCTTGCTCTCGGCGAGTCTGGACTTGTCGCGGATGAACTCGTCCATGACGCCGAGCTTCTTGGCGGTGATGCGCTCGACCTCGGGGTACTCGGAGGAGCGGCAGACGCCGACGGTCCTGCACCAGCCGTAGAAGCCTTCGAGGTCCTCGAATTGCTTCGAGAGGCGGGAGAAGATGCCGTGGACGCGGACGCATTCGGGGACTTCGAGCTCCATGAAGCGATCGATGAAGATGTTCATGATCTCGGCCAGGTCGTAGTAGATCTGGAAACTCTCCTTCACCAATGGGTAGAGAGCAACGTGAACGATCCGGTTGTTCTTCGCCGCTCCTGCATGAAATCGAGGCAGAATGAAGTCAGTCCCTTAAGCCCACCCAGTTGGCCCTGTAACTTAGAACTAATTCGGAATTTCCGAGCGGTCTATTCTGGGCCTATATATCCAGCTAGAATTTCTTTCAGCCCACCTCGAGCATAGGTTTGGTTGCCATCTTCCTAAAGTCAGGTTGGGCTGCCATCATGGAGTCAGATTCAGATTCTTCCTTGTTGGCTCAATCTGAAGCATGGTTTGAGATTAGATTGAAGCTGAGCCATGCACACCCTAAATAACTAGACACACTTCCATCGAATCTTATTTTGAGGTAATAAAATCATCACCAACACAactcaaaaaaagaagaaaaaaagattgaTGTTAGGTTATATTTGGCATtcgttattattatttattttaaaaaaaataaaaatagttttttcaaatttctgatattagaaaaatatttcgtacacttttatttttttttttaacaacaaGGGGCTGATGATGGGATCgacgatgagagagagagagagagggggaggagggaTGGGGCTGGTGCTTGCGCCATAGCTGGGGACGAGAGTGTTCGACGTCGGATGGAGAgacgacagagagagagagagagagagagtagggaTGGAGCCGATAATATGGCCGTAGATGAGGGATATCTAGGTATAGGGCGACAAGATGATTAGTGAGGTTTGAAGAGCCGGCATGGTCGGCCAAAACTGACAGAGCCAAGGGTAAGATCAGCCAGAAACAAAGGAGTTGGAAGAGAGGGAAAAAcctacttttaaaaaaaaaaatataaatatgaaaattttttacttctattttttcaaaaataataaaaattattttaaaaataaaaaaataacatttttttttcacattGCATTTCATGTTTCTatttaaaaaagaaacataaaaaaaaaactgtaccAAGCATGGCTTAAGCTGCAACTAAGGACTACAACGTATGTGTAGGCCTCAGACACATCTAAATAATATGAGTTAAGAACCTAGTAATGCCActtcgctttttttttttttgatgtgctTAATTAATAAATGGTCACGCttgttttttttggggggtaaATAAAAGATCAGGGTTTTGAAACTTCACCGTCATCTACATCCGTCCatgcatccatccatccatttcAGACCCGACAAACgcgaatgaatgaaggaaaggCGATACGATTATGATACCTGTTGGCCGGCAGGCGAGGACGCGCTCCATGAGCTGCTGCAGGTGCTGCGTCCGGGTGAAGAGGCGGTCGTTCTTCATCTCCCTGACCGGCGTGGCCCTTAAGGCCACCGCCTCGGCCAGggaggcctcctcctcctcctcgtcggtGCAGATGCTGCTCCGGCTGCGCCGGCGCTTCCTGCGGCCGTGCATGCGGTACTCGAGGCGATCGTCGAGGTAGAGCGCGTAGGTGCGCACGAAGGCGGAGAAGTCCCAGGCGTCGGAGCGGGAGGCGTCCCGGAAGTCGGACATGTTGAGCATGCGCATCCCCCGGCGGGTGGCGAAGTAGATCTCCTGCTCGTAGGCGGGGTCTCCGTCGCAGAGGAGGCGGTGGACGAGGATGAGGGTCTTGAGGGCCACCGTCCAGCTCTTGGTCTTGCCGAGGCGGCGGGCGAGGGTGGAGACGCAGGCGGTAACGTAGGCCCGGGAGTAGCAGGTCAGGCTCAGGATCTCCCGGATGTGCTTCTCCTCCGCCGGGAACTCGTTGTGACGCGTCGCCTTCACGATCGCTACGTCCAGGTCCGACACCGTCGACGTGTTGCTCACCTTCGC encodes the following:
- the LOC120113044 gene encoding putative clathrin assembly protein At1g03050, translated to MAQSSIRKALGAVKDQTSIGLAKVSNTSTVSDLDVAIVKATRHNEFPAEEKHIREILSLTCYSRAYVTACVSTLARRLGKTKSWTVALKTLILVHRLLCDGDPAYEQEIYFATRRGMRMLNMSDFRDASRSDAWDFSAFVRTYALYLDDRLEYRMHGRRKRRRSRSSICTDEEEEEASLAEAVALRATPVREMKNDRLFTRTQHLQQLMERVLACRPTGAAKNNRIVHVALYPLVKESFQIYYDLAEIMNIFIDRFMELEVPECVRVHGIFSRLSKQFEDLEGFYGWCRTVGVCRSSEYPEVERITAKKLGVMDEFIRDKSRLAESKKHRDFDPQPEDTKPPEEADNEMSSIKALPAPGDYSDPPAEKREEVKEEWNEPSPSIKQLEEEEEADLLNMKDDAMTGEEHGNSLALALFDVDTASNTGSKWEAFPDGDSSDWETALVQSASNLSGQKAALGGGFDMLLLDGMYVQAHTSAAAAARSQGHSGRGSASSVAIRAPAMQPMLALPAPPTSGGTNIFGGDPFAASLVVPPPSYVQMSEMEKKQFLLVEEQRMWEQYARNGMQGQSGLAKLHPPPGSYHMGGYNHRF